One window of Longimicrobiales bacterium genomic DNA carries:
- a CDS encoding ABC transporter permease, which translates to MRDIRHAWRALLRAPGFLIATMTTLALALGAVTGMFNVVKTVILEPLPFPAANRLVAILGTAPGSDLPEEFGPGLEFYLHYGEQSQLLEDVFVFAAGTSTLRTDDRVERIPMAWPTNEIYTTLGIQPQLGRLPVAEDGDDVVVISDRLWSSWFGRDPSVIGRSYFVSDGMKRIIGVMPPEFTFPSDETLLWVASVFELEDVQPGQFGLGMIGRMKPGVTHAGLADELTKLSRELPERFGGSPNYARVMEQHRAIVEPLLDRVVGTTTRTSLWVLLAGVGIVLVIACVNVANLFMVRAETRRRDMAVRRAIGAGRGALVRLQLAEAFLVALPAGVLAVLLSAVTLPLFVRAAPDGIPRLSSVGLDGTTIAAAFVLVLVAGLACGLVPALRASAPDLVRLREGGRGSTGRSRLGRDVLVVGQTSLALVLLIGAALLLQSFDRLRSVDPGYEIEDIYTFQFAPDQEHLVDGPSFGAMHLDFMQRLRGLPGVTGVGIVNNLPLDEGTGGTRFLSDDMTDESGGALLDVNFAGGDYFEVMGIEMLSGRAFTSDEAVRPNNSVIISRSAAERFWPGRNAVGQRLRWVQPDGPVAFQVVGVVEDVKQNDWREEGSALVYAPLTGPAPDTWAMGSPAYVVKSPRADRLTPEVRALVREVAPEAPAYREYTMEFLAERSMIQLSFTMLTLAVVAGLALLLGVIGLYGVLSYVVAQRTREIGVRMAFGATTGAVRRLVVSQGARVVLIGVVLGTAAALASTRLLDALLFGISAVDPIVFVLMSLMMLAIGMLASYMPARRASAVNPVESLRSD; encoded by the coding sequence TTGCGCGATATCCGCCATGCCTGGCGCGCGCTGTTGCGTGCACCCGGCTTCCTCATTGCGACCATGACGACCCTCGCCCTCGCGCTCGGCGCGGTGACGGGCATGTTCAACGTGGTGAAGACGGTGATCCTGGAGCCGCTTCCCTTCCCTGCGGCGAACCGGCTGGTCGCGATCCTGGGTACCGCACCGGGTTCCGACCTGCCGGAGGAGTTCGGGCCCGGCCTCGAATTCTATCTGCACTACGGCGAGCAGTCGCAGCTGCTCGAGGACGTGTTCGTCTTCGCGGCCGGCACGTCGACGCTGCGCACCGACGACCGCGTCGAGCGCATCCCCATGGCATGGCCGACCAACGAGATCTACACGACGCTCGGCATCCAGCCGCAGCTCGGGCGCCTGCCGGTGGCGGAGGATGGTGACGACGTCGTCGTCATCAGTGATCGACTCTGGAGCAGCTGGTTCGGGCGCGATCCCTCCGTGATCGGGAGATCGTACTTCGTCTCGGACGGGATGAAGCGCATCATCGGCGTGATGCCGCCCGAGTTCACGTTCCCATCGGACGAGACGCTGCTGTGGGTCGCTTCGGTCTTCGAGCTGGAGGACGTGCAGCCAGGTCAGTTCGGCCTGGGCATGATCGGCCGCATGAAGCCGGGCGTCACGCACGCCGGTCTCGCCGACGAGCTGACGAAGCTGTCACGGGAGCTGCCGGAACGATTTGGCGGCTCACCGAACTACGCCCGTGTCATGGAACAGCACCGCGCGATCGTGGAGCCGCTGCTCGATCGCGTCGTGGGCACGACTACGCGGACGTCGCTCTGGGTGCTCCTCGCCGGAGTCGGAATCGTGCTCGTCATCGCGTGCGTCAACGTCGCGAACCTGTTCATGGTGCGCGCGGAGACACGGCGCCGCGACATGGCCGTGCGTCGCGCGATCGGCGCCGGTCGCGGTGCGCTCGTGCGCCTGCAGCTTGCCGAGGCGTTCCTGGTCGCGCTGCCCGCTGGTGTGCTCGCGGTCCTGCTGAGCGCCGTGACGCTGCCACTGTTCGTTCGTGCGGCGCCGGACGGCATTCCACGGCTGAGCAGCGTGGGCCTGGACGGCACCACCATTGCCGCCGCGTTCGTGCTCGTGCTGGTTGCGGGGCTCGCGTGTGGGTTGGTGCCGGCCCTGCGCGCGTCCGCACCCGACCTGGTGCGGCTGCGGGAGGGGGGGCGCGGCTCCACCGGCCGCAGCCGACTGGGGCGCGACGTGCTGGTCGTCGGGCAGACCTCGCTGGCGCTCGTGCTGCTGATCGGCGCCGCACTGCTGCTGCAGAGCTTCGACCGGCTGCGCAGCGTGGACCCGGGCTACGAGATCGAGGACATCTACACCTTCCAGTTCGCACCGGACCAGGAGCACCTGGTCGACGGGCCCTCGTTCGGCGCCATGCACCTGGACTTCATGCAGCGGCTGCGCGGGCTGCCCGGCGTGACCGGCGTCGGCATCGTCAACAACCTGCCACTGGACGAAGGCACGGGCGGCACACGCTTCCTCAGCGACGACATGACGGACGAGAGCGGCGGCGCACTTCTCGATGTCAACTTCGCCGGAGGCGACTACTTCGAGGTGATGGGCATCGAGATGCTGTCGGGTCGCGCGTTCACGAGTGACGAGGCCGTGCGGCCGAACAACAGCGTGATCATCAGCCGCTCCGCTGCCGAGCGCTTCTGGCCGGGGCGCAACGCCGTCGGGCAGCGGCTGCGCTGGGTGCAGCCGGATGGACCTGTCGCGTTCCAGGTCGTCGGCGTGGTCGAGGACGTGAAGCAGAACGACTGGCGCGAGGAAGGCTCGGCACTGGTGTATGCGCCGCTGACCGGGCCGGCGCCCGACACCTGGGCAATGGGGTCGCCTGCCTACGTCGTGAAGTCGCCGCGTGCGGACCGGCTCACGCCCGAGGTCCGTGCACTCGTGCGCGAGGTCGCGCCGGAGGCGCCCGCGTACCGCGAGTACACCATGGAATTCCTGGCCGAGCGCTCGATGATCCAGCTCTCCTTCACGATGCTGACACTCGCCGTCGTCGCCGGACTGGCGCTGCTGCTCGGCGTCATCGGCCTCTACGGCGTGCTGTCCTACGTCGTCGCGCAGCGCACGCGCGAGATCGGCGTACGCATGGCGTTCGGTGCGACGACGGGTGCTGTGCGGCGCCTCGTGGTCTCGCAAGGCGCACGCGTCGTGCTGATCGGCGTCGTGCTGGGGACGGCGGCAGCCCTGGCATCGACACGCCTGCTCGACGCACTGCTGTTCGGCATCAGCGCTGTCGATCCGATCGTGTTCGTGCTGATGTCGCTGATGATGCTCGCGATCGGCATGCTGGCGAGCTACATGCCGGCACGGCGGGCGAGCGCGGTGAATCCGGTGGAGTCGCTGCGA